One genomic segment of Pandoraea thiooxydans includes these proteins:
- a CDS encoding AMP-binding protein translates to MDQENAGLAPRNGLSYVKGDTTVPLSEATIPQLLAQSVQRYPERPAVVFREQQIRWNWREFSQAVDALALGLHRLGLRKGDRLGIWSPNRVEWLVTQFATARLGIILVNINPAYRLAELEYALNKVGCKAIIAAESFKTSQYLAMLQTLAPELAQCEAGQLHAQKLPDLRIVIRMGEARTPGMFNYDDIVAGTANPAVGELDAITATLDAHEAVNIQFTSGTTGNPKGATLTHHNIVNNGRFIAMAMRFSEQDSLCIPVPLYHCFGMVLAVLACVSTGANMVFPGEAFDPAATMRAVAQERCTALHGVPTMFIAQLDHPDFSKYDFSSLRTGIMAGSPCPIETMKRVISQMHMSEVTIAYGMTETSPVSFQSSTDDPLEKRVTTVGRVQPHLEVKLVDASGAIVPVGEKGELCTRGYSVMLGYWDDETKTREAIRDGWMHTGDLATLDEAGYCNIVGRVKDMLIRGGENVYPREIEEFLFRHPKIQAVQVFGVPDPKYGEEVCAWVVLKPGQSATEDEIRAFCQDQIAHYKIPRYIRFVSEMPMTVTGKVQKFIMRASMVDELGLTESKTA, encoded by the coding sequence ATGGATCAAGAAAATGCCGGCTTGGCGCCGCGTAACGGCCTATCCTACGTCAAGGGCGATACCACGGTGCCGCTCTCGGAGGCGACCATCCCGCAATTATTGGCGCAGAGCGTGCAACGCTATCCCGAGCGGCCGGCGGTGGTGTTTCGCGAACAGCAAATCCGCTGGAACTGGCGCGAGTTCAGCCAGGCGGTCGATGCCCTGGCGCTCGGCCTGCACCGGCTTGGCCTGCGCAAGGGCGATCGGCTCGGTATCTGGTCGCCCAACCGGGTCGAGTGGTTGGTTACGCAATTCGCCACCGCGCGCCTGGGAATCATTCTGGTCAATATCAATCCGGCCTATCGGCTTGCCGAGCTCGAGTACGCGCTCAACAAAGTCGGCTGCAAAGCCATCATCGCCGCCGAATCGTTCAAGACCTCGCAATATCTGGCGATGCTGCAGACCCTCGCGCCAGAACTGGCGCAATGCGAAGCTGGGCAACTGCATGCGCAGAAGCTGCCCGACTTGCGTATCGTGATCCGCATGGGCGAGGCCCGCACGCCCGGCATGTTCAACTACGACGACATTGTCGCGGGCACGGCCAACCCAGCGGTCGGCGAGCTCGATGCCATCACCGCGACGCTCGATGCGCACGAAGCCGTCAACATCCAGTTCACCAGCGGCACCACCGGCAATCCGAAGGGCGCCACGCTCACGCACCACAATATCGTCAACAACGGCCGCTTCATCGCGATGGCCATGCGCTTCTCCGAGCAAGACAGCCTGTGCATCCCCGTGCCGCTTTACCACTGCTTCGGCATGGTGCTGGCGGTGCTGGCCTGCGTGAGCACCGGCGCCAATATGGTGTTTCCCGGCGAGGCATTCGATCCGGCCGCCACCATGCGCGCCGTGGCGCAGGAGCGTTGCACCGCCCTGCACGGGGTGCCGACCATGTTCATCGCCCAGCTCGATCACCCCGATTTCTCCAAGTACGATTTCTCGTCGCTGCGCACCGGCATCATGGCCGGCTCGCCCTGCCCGATCGAAACCATGAAACGGGTGATTTCGCAAATGCACATGAGCGAAGTCACCATTGCCTACGGCATGACGGAGACCAGCCCGGTTTCGTTCCAGAGTTCGACCGACGATCCGCTGGAAAAACGAGTCACCACCGTGGGCCGCGTGCAGCCTCATCTCGAGGTCAAGCTGGTCGATGCCAGCGGGGCCATCGTGCCGGTCGGCGAAAAAGGTGAACTCTGCACGCGCGGCTACTCGGTCATGCTCGGCTACTGGGACGACGAAACAAAAACGCGCGAGGCCATTCGCGATGGCTGGATGCATACGGGTGACCTGGCCACCCTGGACGAGGCGGGTTACTGCAATATCGTCGGGCGGGTCAAGGACATGCTGATCCGCGGCGGCGAGAACGTCTATCCGCGCGAAATCGAGGAATTCCTGTTCCGTCACCCAAAGATCCAGGCGGTGCAGGTATTCGGCGTGCCCGATCCCAAATACGGGGAGGAGGTCTGTGCCTGGGTGGTCCTCAAGCCGGGCCAGAGCGCCACCGAAGATGAAATTCGCGCGTTCTGCCAGGATCAGATTGCCCACTACAAAATCCCGCGCTACATCCGCTTCGTCAGCGAAATGCCCATGACCGTGACGGGCAAAGTGCAGAAATTCATCATGCGCGCATCGATGGTCGACGAGCTCGGCCTGACCGAGAGCAAAACCGCCTAG
- the flhD gene encoding flagellar transcriptional regulator FlhD, which yields MSNSETLNEIREINLSYLVLAQRLIREDRAAAMFRLGVSEELADVLGRLTLAQLVKLASSNLLLCRFRFDDHAILSNLTHTAKDIAVQQSHASILLASQPVEAIG from the coding sequence ATGAGTAACAGCGAAACACTCAACGAGATTCGGGAAATTAACCTTTCCTATCTGGTGCTAGCGCAACGTCTGATTCGCGAGGATCGCGCTGCAGCAATGTTCCGTCTGGGTGTCAGCGAAGAGTTGGCCGATGTTCTGGGCCGCCTTACGCTCGCGCAACTGGTCAAACTCGCCTCATCCAATTTGCTGCTGTGCCGCTTCCGTTTCGACGATCACGCGATCCTCTCGAATCTGACGCATACCGCCAAGGACATCGCCGTGCAGCAGTCGCACGCATCGATCCTGCTGGCGAGCCAGCCGGTCGAAGCGATCGGTTGA
- the flhC gene encoding flagellar transcriptional regulator FlhC, with the protein MRSKSVVHEAKQIQLAIELVELGARLQMLEAETTLSRDRLIKLYKELKGVSPPKGMLPFSTDWFVTWLPNIHSSLFYNIHQFLTQQARCEGIDAIVKSYRLYREHVELHAWEPVLSFTRAWTLTRFFDSKMLQMTPCTRCGGHFVAHAHEPRNHFVCGLCQPPSRAGKTRKSKAAAEQAEAQQGCLAL; encoded by the coding sequence ATGCGCAGCAAAAGCGTGGTTCACGAAGCCAAGCAGATTCAACTGGCCATCGAACTGGTCGAGTTGGGGGCCCGTCTCCAGATGCTGGAGGCGGAGACCACGCTAAGCCGCGATCGGCTGATCAAGCTCTACAAAGAACTCAAGGGCGTCTCGCCGCCCAAGGGTATGCTGCCGTTCTCCACCGACTGGTTCGTCACCTGGTTGCCGAACATTCACTCGTCGCTGTTCTACAACATCCATCAATTCCTCACGCAACAGGCGCGTTGCGAAGGCATCGACGCGATCGTCAAAAGCTACCGCCTTTACCGCGAGCACGTCGAGCTGCACGCCTGGGAGCCGGTGCTGAGTTTCACCCGCGCGTGGACGCTGACGCGCTTCTTCGACAGCAAAATGCTGCAAATGACCCCCTGCACGCGTTGCGGCGGCCATTTCGTGGCGCATGCCCACGAACCTCGAAATCATTTTGTCTGCGGTTTGTGTCAGCCGCCGTCACGCGCCGGCAAGACGCGCAAGAGCAAGGCCGCCGCCGAACAGGCCGAAGCCCAGCAAGGATGCCTGGCGCTTTGA
- the motA gene encoding flagellar motor stator protein MotA → MLVFIGYAIVLGAVFGGYALEGGHLGALFQPTELLMIGGAGIGSFLVGNNGKAIRATLRALPPLLRGSKYTKALYMELMALLYVLLAKARKDGMLAIEADVDDPAASPIFSQYPLLARDARIMEFLTDYLRLMVSGNMNAFEIENLMDHEIETYKHEGEMPAHCISKVGDAMPAFGIVAAVMGVVHTMASADKPAAELGALIAQALVGTFLGVLLSYGFIGPLASLIEHRVAESSKVFQCIKVTLLASLNGYAPALAVEFGRKVLYSSERPSFAELEDHVRQVKAR, encoded by the coding sequence GTGCTGGTTTTTATTGGATATGCGATCGTTCTGGGCGCGGTGTTCGGGGGATACGCCTTGGAAGGCGGGCACCTGGGTGCACTATTTCAGCCCACTGAATTGCTGATGATCGGCGGAGCCGGTATCGGCTCCTTCCTGGTCGGCAACAACGGCAAGGCGATTCGCGCCACGCTACGCGCGCTGCCGCCGCTCTTGCGCGGCTCCAAATACACCAAGGCGCTCTACATGGAGCTCATGGCGCTGCTCTATGTGCTGCTGGCCAAAGCACGCAAGGACGGCATGCTGGCCATCGAGGCCGACGTCGACGATCCCGCGGCCAGCCCCATCTTCAGCCAATACCCGCTGCTCGCGCGCGACGCCCGCATCATGGAGTTTCTCACCGACTACCTGCGCCTGATGGTCAGCGGCAACATGAACGCGTTCGAAATCGAGAACCTCATGGATCACGAAATCGAAACGTACAAGCATGAAGGCGAGATGCCCGCGCACTGCATCTCCAAAGTGGGCGACGCGATGCCGGCCTTCGGTATCGTGGCCGCGGTGATGGGCGTGGTGCACACCATGGCGTCGGCCGACAAGCCGGCGGCCGAACTCGGTGCGCTGATCGCCCAGGCGCTGGTCGGCACCTTCCTCGGCGTGCTGCTCTCATATGGCTTCATCGGCCCGCTGGCCTCGCTCATCGAGCATCGCGTGGCCGAGTCGAGCAAAGTGTTCCAGTGCATCAAGGTCACGCTGCTGGCCAGTCTCAATGGCTACGCGCCGGCGCTGGCGGTCGAATTCGGCCGGAAAGTGCTGTACTCCAGCGAGCGGCCGTCGTTCGCGGAACTCGAAGACCACGTGCGCCAGGTCAAGGCGCGTTAG
- the motB gene encoding flagellar motor protein MotB produces the protein MSDKGTHPIIVKRSINAPAAHHGGAWKLAYADFMTAMMAFFLLMWLLGSVNHNELAGIAQYFRTPLKVAIMGGKRAADSAGVIDGGGPDMTRTQGQIAHGANPPPPTRSAASGQRNEAEQLRRLKARLLQAIESNPALNQFRKQLLIDITKEGLRIQIVDTQNRPMFANGSARVEPYMRDILHEIGKALNDVPNRISLSGHTDATRYATGDKDYSNWELSADRANASRRELIAGGMDADKVVRVQGLASTLNLDKENPADPINRRISIIVLNHQAEAALERENDAATVDAPDQKGAAQSAVQAAARAADTAAVPKR, from the coding sequence ATGAGCGACAAGGGCACCCACCCCATCATCGTCAAGCGCAGCATCAATGCGCCAGCCGCCCATCACGGCGGCGCCTGGAAGCTCGCCTACGCCGACTTCATGACGGCCATGATGGCGTTCTTTCTGTTGATGTGGCTGCTCGGCTCGGTCAATCACAACGAACTGGCGGGCATCGCGCAATACTTCCGCACGCCGCTCAAAGTCGCGATCATGGGCGGTAAGCGCGCTGCCGACAGCGCCGGCGTGATCGACGGCGGCGGGCCCGACATGACGCGCACCCAAGGTCAGATCGCCCATGGCGCCAATCCGCCGCCGCCCACCCGCAGCGCGGCCAGTGGCCAGCGCAACGAGGCCGAGCAGCTGCGCCGGCTCAAGGCACGCCTGCTGCAGGCCATCGAGTCGAATCCGGCGCTCAATCAATTCCGCAAACAGCTGCTGATCGACATCACCAAGGAAGGCTTGCGCATCCAGATCGTCGACACCCAGAACCGGCCAATGTTCGCCAACGGCAGCGCACGGGTCGAGCCCTACATGCGCGACATCCTGCACGAGATCGGCAAGGCGCTCAACGACGTGCCCAATCGCATCAGCCTGTCCGGGCACACCGATGCCACCCGTTACGCCACCGGCGACAAGGACTACAGCAACTGGGAGCTGTCGGCCGATCGCGCCAATGCCTCGCGACGCGAGCTGATTGCCGGCGGTATGGACGCCGACAAGGTCGTGCGCGTGCAGGGCCTGGCCTCGACGTTGAACCTCGACAAGGAAAACCCGGCCGATCCGATCAATCGGCGCATCAGCATCATCGTGCTGAACCATCAGGCGGAAGCCGCCCTGGAGCGCGAGAACGATGCGGCCACGGTCGATGCTCCGGATCAGAAGGGCGCCGCGCAGAGTGCGGTGCAAGCGGCGGCGCGCGCGGCTGACACCGCCGCTGTGCCAAAGCGATGA
- a CDS encoding response regulator, which produces MTQSILSVDDSAAMRQIISASLSEAGYRVNTACDGAAALELARGERFDLVLTDQHMPGMDGLALIRALRALPGYGSAPILVLTTEVDGAYKEAARDAGASGWLLKPVDPAMLIEVVGALLGASAASIQANNERG; this is translated from the coding sequence ATGACGCAATCCATTTTGTCGGTCGATGACTCCGCAGCCATGCGGCAGATCATCTCGGCCAGCCTGAGCGAGGCTGGCTACCGGGTGAACACCGCCTGCGACGGCGCCGCCGCGCTCGAGCTCGCGCGCGGTGAACGCTTCGATCTGGTGCTGACCGACCAGCATATGCCCGGCATGGACGGCCTGGCGCTGATCCGTGCGCTGCGCGCGTTGCCCGGCTACGGGAGCGCACCGATCCTGGTGCTGACCACCGAGGTCGATGGCGCCTACAAAGAGGCGGCGCGCGACGCCGGGGCCAGCGGCTGGCTGCTCAAGCCGGTCGATCCCGCGATGCTGATCGAAGTGGTCGGTGCGCTGCTGGGGGCGTCGGCCGCGTCAATTCAAGCCAATAACGAGCGGGGATAA
- the cheA gene encoding chemotaxis protein CheA codes for MTVDITQFYQTFFDEAEELLAEMEHLLLALDVSAPDAEQLNAIFRAAHSIKGGAATFGFAALTETTHLLENLLDRARRGELALRTEMIDTFLETKDVLHQQLNAYRSSSEPDPEAMARICAVLQALALEQQTGAPAAAAAPVAPAVPSTPVAPAAAGLPEPSSDHQRLQVTLSGVSTKDQDLLAEELGNLGEIVARSATDTSLTLWLDTTCDADDIIAVCCFVIEPGQIDVKTSASTPEDADHARAAPAAPDAAPAGEPAQAVAEHAELAGALPSGAAGQRQAAAAAPGHENSSIRVGVEKVDQLINLVGELVITQAMLAQTASSLDPVLHDRLFNGMGQLERNARDLQEAVMSIRMMPMDYVFSRFPRVVRDLANKLGKQIELVTFGQATELDKSLIERIIDPLTHLVRNSLDHGIELPAVRVAAGKEPVGQLVMSAAHQGGNIVIEVSDDGAGLQRDKILAKAIQQGLPASESMSDSEVWQLIFAPGFSTADAITDVSGRGVGMDVVKNNIQDMGGHVEIQSTRGRGTTTRIVLPLTLAILDGMSVKVGQEIFILPLNFVMESLQPAAADIRPVAGEGQVVLVRGEYLPLVELHRTFQVPAARVNPTEGIVVILQAEGRRFALLVDELVGQHQVVVKNLETNYRRVHGISAATILGDGSVALIVDVAALQRNNRQLAAISS; via the coding sequence ATAACGGTGGATATAACGCAGTTCTACCAAACCTTTTTCGACGAAGCCGAAGAGCTGCTCGCGGAGATGGAGCATTTGCTGCTCGCGCTCGACGTAAGCGCACCCGACGCGGAGCAGCTCAATGCGATCTTTCGCGCTGCACACTCGATCAAGGGCGGCGCGGCCACTTTCGGATTCGCGGCGCTGACCGAAACCACGCATTTATTGGAAAACCTTCTAGATCGGGCGCGGCGCGGCGAGTTGGCCTTGCGCACCGAAATGATCGACACTTTCCTGGAAACCAAAGACGTGCTGCACCAACAGTTGAATGCCTATCGCTCCTCGAGCGAACCGGATCCGGAGGCCATGGCGCGCATCTGCGCCGTGCTGCAGGCCCTGGCTCTCGAACAACAGACCGGTGCGCCCGCCGCAGCTGCTGCGCCGGTTGCGCCAGCCGTGCCGTCAACGCCTGTGGCGCCGGCCGCGGCGGGCCTGCCCGAGCCGTCCAGCGACCATCAGCGCCTGCAAGTCACGCTCAGCGGCGTGAGCACGAAAGATCAGGACTTGCTGGCCGAAGAGCTCGGCAATCTGGGCGAAATCGTCGCGCGCAGCGCCACCGACACCTCGCTCACGCTATGGCTGGATACCACCTGCGACGCCGACGACATCATCGCCGTGTGCTGCTTCGTGATCGAGCCAGGGCAGATCGACGTCAAGACCTCGGCATCGACACCGGAGGACGCCGACCACGCGCGCGCGGCACCGGCCGCGCCCGATGCCGCGCCTGCCGGCGAACCCGCCCAGGCTGTCGCCGAGCACGCCGAACTCGCCGGCGCGTTGCCGTCCGGCGCGGCCGGCCAGCGCCAGGCCGCGGCGGCTGCCCCCGGCCACGAAAACAGCTCGATCCGGGTCGGGGTCGAAAAAGTCGATCAATTGATCAACCTGGTGGGAGAGCTGGTGATCACGCAGGCCATGCTTGCGCAAACCGCCAGCTCGCTCGACCCGGTGCTGCACGACCGCCTCTTCAACGGCATGGGGCAGCTCGAGCGCAATGCGCGCGACCTGCAGGAAGCGGTCATGTCGATCCGCATGATGCCGATGGACTACGTGTTCAGCCGCTTCCCGCGCGTGGTGCGCGATCTGGCCAACAAGCTCGGCAAGCAGATCGAACTGGTCACCTTCGGGCAGGCCACCGAACTCGACAAAAGCCTGATCGAGCGCATCATCGACCCGCTCACCCACCTGGTGCGCAACAGCCTGGACCACGGCATCGAATTGCCGGCGGTGCGCGTCGCGGCGGGCAAGGAGCCGGTTGGGCAACTGGTCATGTCGGCCGCGCACCAGGGTGGCAACATCGTCATCGAAGTCAGCGACGACGGCGCCGGGCTGCAGCGCGACAAAATCCTCGCCAAGGCGATCCAGCAGGGCTTGCCGGCCAGCGAGTCGATGAGCGACAGCGAAGTCTGGCAACTGATCTTCGCGCCGGGCTTCTCCACGGCCGATGCGATCACCGACGTATCGGGCCGGGGCGTCGGCATGGACGTGGTCAAGAACAACATCCAGGACATGGGCGGCCACGTCGAAATCCAGTCCACGCGCGGGCGGGGCACCACCACGCGCATCGTGTTGCCGCTCACGCTGGCAATCCTCGACGGCATGTCGGTCAAGGTCGGCCAGGAGATTTTCATCCTGCCGCTGAACTTCGTCATGGAGTCGCTGCAGCCGGCGGCGGCCGATATTCGCCCGGTGGCCGGCGAAGGCCAGGTCGTATTGGTGCGCGGCGAATACCTGCCGCTGGTCGAGCTGCATCGCACCTTCCAGGTGCCCGCGGCGCGCGTCAACCCGACCGAGGGCATCGTCGTCATCCTGCAAGCCGAGGGCCGGCGCTTCGCGCTGCTGGTCGACGAGCTGGTCGGTCAGCATCAGGTGGTGGTGAAAAACCTCGAGACCAACTATCGAAGAGTGCACGGCATTTCCGCCGCCACCATTCTGGGCGACGGCAGCGTGGCGCTGATCGTCGACGTGGCGGCCCTGCAACGCAATAACCGCCAGCTGGCGGCGATTTCTTCTTGA
- a CDS encoding chemotaxis protein CheW, whose amino-acid sequence MENLQQEAGASRHHMAMQNDGDGQEFLVFTLGDEEYGIDILKVQEIRGYDAVTRIANAPDFIKGVINLRGIIVPIVDMRIKFNLGRVEYDTQTVVIILNVANRVVGMVVDGVSDVLTLARGDIKPPPEFGATLTTEYLTGLGTVEGRMLILMDIEKLMTSNDMALIDRVAS is encoded by the coding sequence ATGGAAAATCTTCAGCAAGAAGCGGGAGCCTCCCGCCACCACATGGCGATGCAGAACGACGGCGACGGCCAGGAGTTTCTGGTGTTCACGCTGGGCGACGAGGAGTACGGCATCGACATCCTCAAGGTGCAGGAAATCCGCGGCTACGACGCGGTCACGCGCATCGCCAATGCGCCCGACTTCATCAAGGGCGTGATCAACCTGCGCGGCATCATCGTGCCGATCGTCGACATGCGCATCAAATTCAACCTCGGCCGCGTCGAGTACGACACGCAGACGGTGGTGATCATCCTGAACGTCGCCAATCGCGTGGTCGGCATGGTCGTCGACGGCGTCTCCGACGTGCTGACGCTGGCGCGCGGCGACATCAAGCCGCCGCCCGAGTTCGGCGCGACCCTGACCACCGAATACCTCACCGGGCTTGGCACCGTCGAGGGGCGCATGCTGATTCTGATGGACATCGAAAAGCTCATGACCAGCAACGACATGGCGCTGATCGATCGCGTCGCGAGCTAA
- a CDS encoding methyl-accepting chemotaxis protein, with product MRNNQPVTDNEYVISETDYLISRTDLKGRITYANPSFIEVSGFSKEELIGAPHNIVRHPDMPSEAFDDLWKSLKAGQTWTGLVKNRRKNGDFYWVLATVNPTLENGKVVGYTSLRLKPRAGEVEAATAAYAKFRAGRARGLRIRQGQLQRTGPRGWIRLLKLTSISARLTGMIVTGALLLLAVGGLGLFGMQASNQKLASVYHGSMVPVGLLNTIGAKLDRNAVLMSTAISNPNFNVQKDNADEIVQNNSDIDQLWAQFAPTVSSDLKPEADRFNVIRKRFNQDGVLKLVAALRSASPQSEQLYTQAVQPAYGPLRDELNSLVRLELTQADYLDGQAQRQFRLTRAIMLGGVLAGVVLLVLLGTILRRSIVKPLAQALDASKQIATGNLLVSIASQRRDEVGRLLFGMGAMKNSLLNIVSDVRGGIDAIDTAAREISAGNTDLSARTEQQAASLEETASSMEELTATVKQNADNAKQASQLAVNASEIAGRGGVVVGEVVDTMHGISGSSKKIVDIISVIESIAFQTNILALNAAVEAARAGEQGRGFAVVAGEVRTLAQRSAAAAKEIKELIEDSVGKVESGSQLVERAGQTMEEIVQAVKRVTDIMGEISAASAEQSSGIEQVNKAVTQMDEVTQQNAALVEQAAAAAGSLEEQAHRLKGAVSVFMIGSAGDIAQAHAIKKASDAHPTEPASAAVANEAAGAADPRKAVEYPARARGARPGRGAAASPAAKPARAEAQPAHDEARVLPMSAHRANAPRIVKSAASVPAGDEWEEF from the coding sequence ATGAGAAACAACCAGCCGGTGACCGACAACGAATACGTTATCAGCGAGACGGACTATCTGATCTCGCGTACCGACCTCAAGGGGCGCATTACCTACGCCAACCCGTCATTCATCGAGGTCAGCGGATTTTCGAAAGAGGAATTGATCGGTGCGCCGCATAACATCGTGCGCCATCCGGACATGCCGTCCGAGGCATTCGACGACCTCTGGAAATCGCTCAAGGCGGGCCAGACCTGGACCGGCCTGGTGAAGAACCGCCGCAAGAACGGCGACTTCTATTGGGTGCTGGCCACCGTCAATCCGACGCTGGAGAACGGCAAGGTGGTCGGCTATACGTCCCTGCGGCTCAAGCCGCGTGCCGGCGAAGTCGAGGCGGCCACCGCCGCCTATGCCAAATTCCGTGCGGGCCGCGCGCGCGGCCTGCGAATCCGGCAGGGGCAGTTGCAGCGCACGGGCCCGCGCGGCTGGATCAGGCTGCTCAAATTGACAAGCATCAGCGCGCGCCTGACCGGCATGATCGTCACCGGTGCGCTGCTGCTGCTGGCCGTGGGCGGCCTCGGTCTGTTCGGCATGCAGGCCTCCAACCAAAAGTTGGCCAGCGTCTATCACGGGTCGATGGTGCCGGTCGGGCTGCTCAATACCATCGGTGCCAAGCTCGACCGCAACGCAGTGTTGATGTCCACCGCGATCAGCAATCCCAACTTCAATGTGCAAAAGGACAATGCCGACGAAATCGTCCAGAACAACAGCGACATCGACCAGCTGTGGGCGCAGTTCGCGCCCACCGTGTCGAGCGATCTGAAGCCGGAGGCCGATCGCTTCAACGTGATTCGCAAGCGCTTCAACCAGGACGGCGTGCTCAAGCTGGTGGCGGCGCTGCGCTCGGCCTCGCCGCAAAGCGAGCAGTTGTACACGCAGGCGGTGCAGCCGGCCTATGGGCCGTTGCGCGACGAGCTCAATTCGCTGGTGCGGCTCGAGCTGACCCAGGCCGACTATCTGGACGGTCAGGCGCAGCGGCAATTCCGCCTCACGCGCGCGATCATGCTCGGCGGCGTGCTGGCCGGCGTGGTGCTGCTGGTCCTGCTTGGCACGATCCTGCGCCGCTCGATCGTCAAGCCGCTGGCCCAGGCGCTCGATGCCAGCAAGCAGATCGCCACCGGTAATTTGCTGGTCTCGATCGCGTCACAGCGGCGCGACGAAGTCGGGCGGCTGCTGTTCGGCATGGGGGCAATGAAAAACAGTCTGCTGAATATCGTCAGCGACGTGCGCGGCGGCATCGACGCGATCGACACGGCGGCGCGGGAGATCTCGGCGGGCAACACGGACCTGTCGGCGCGCACGGAGCAGCAGGCGGCGTCGCTGGAGGAGACGGCCTCGAGCATGGAAGAGCTGACGGCGACGGTCAAGCAGAACGCGGACAACGCGAAGCAGGCGAGCCAGCTGGCGGTCAACGCGTCGGAGATAGCGGGGCGCGGCGGAGTGGTGGTGGGCGAGGTGGTGGACACGATGCACGGGATCTCGGGCAGCTCGAAGAAGATCGTGGACATCATCAGCGTGATCGAGAGCATCGCGTTCCAGACGAACATTCTGGCGCTGAACGCGGCGGTGGAGGCCGCGCGCGCCGGAGAGCAGGGTCGTGGCTTCGCGGTGGTCGCAGGCGAGGTACGCACGCTGGCGCAGCGCAGCGCGGCGGCGGCCAAGGAGATCAAGGAGCTGATCGAGGACTCGGTGGGCAAGGTGGAGAGCGGCTCGCAGCTGGTGGAGCGGGCGGGCCAGACGATGGAAGAGATCGTGCAGGCGGTCAAGCGGGTGACGGACATCATGGGGGAGATCTCGGCGGCGTCGGCCGAGCAAAGCAGCGGGATCGAGCAGGTGAACAAGGCGGTCACGCAGATGGACGAGGTGACGCAGCAGAATGCGGCGCTGGTGGAGCAGGCGGCGGCTGCGGCGGGCTCGCTCGAGGAGCAGGCCCATCGCCTCAAGGGCGCTGTCTCGGTGTTCATGATCGGAAGTGCCGGCGACATAGCCCAGGCCCATGCGATCAAGAAGGCCTCCGACGCACATCCGACCGAGCCGGCCAGCGCCGCCGTTGCAAACGAAGCGGCCGGGGCGGCCGACCCGCGCAAGGCGGTCGAGTACCCGGCCAGAGCGCGGGGGGCGAGGCCCGGGCGCGGCGCGGCGGCGAGCCCGGCAGCCAAGCCGGCGCGCGCCGAGGCTCAGCCGGCGCACGACGAAGCACGCGTGCTGCCGATGAGCGCGCATCGCGCCAATGCCCCGCGCATCGTCAAGAGCGCTGCCAGCGTACCGGCCGGCGACGAATGGGAAGAGTTTTGA